A section of the Campylobacter lanienae NCTC 13004 genome encodes:
- the ftsZ gene encoding cell division protein FtsZ — protein sequence MSGFTVEEKQNIYGAKIKVVGVGGGGGNMINHIIREGINNEDGMKTVDLIVANTDAQALDSSSAPTKIQLGEKKTRGLGAGMQPSVGKEAAIESYEEIKTTLEYSDIVFIASGFGGGTGTGAAPVVAQAAKEIGALTIAVVTTPFKFEGNKRMRLAIEGINELKKECDSVVVVPNEKLSNIVDRKAGIKDSFKLVDSILARAVNGMSSIVLSHGESDINLDFADVKTAMSHRGLSLMGVGEAQGDGAAQEALKSAMQSPLLDDMDIKGAMGAIVHFTIHPDCPMSDMTEAMQIIEAAADPDADIFWGTKCDITMPIDKVLVTLVATGFSDNNVSKLQPTKEIAPAKVEEPKESIFSRRRVSGLDINISSEDLDVPTISRHQLD from the coding sequence ATGAGTGGTTTTACTGTAGAAGAAAAACAAAATATTTATGGTGCTAAGATAAAAGTTGTTGGTGTAGGCGGCGGCGGTGGCAATATGATCAATCATATAATCAGAGAGGGTATAAATAACGAAGATGGTATGAAAACTGTGGATTTAATCGTTGCTAATACAGATGCTCAAGCCCTAGATAGCTCATCTGCGCCAACTAAAATTCAATTAGGTGAGAAAAAGACTAGAGGCTTAGGTGCTGGTATGCAGCCAAGTGTTGGTAAAGAAGCTGCTATCGAGAGTTACGAAGAGATCAAAACTACTTTAGAGTATTCTGATATTGTATTTATCGCTTCTGGATTTGGTGGCGGTACTGGTACTGGTGCGGCTCCTGTCGTGGCTCAAGCAGCCAAAGAGATTGGCGCATTGACAATAGCTGTAGTAACCACTCCATTTAAATTTGAAGGCAATAAGAGAATGCGTCTTGCTATCGAGGGTATCAATGAGCTTAAAAAAGAGTGCGATAGCGTAGTGGTCGTCCCAAATGAGAAATTGAGTAATATCGTAGATAGAAAAGCTGGTATAAAAGATAGCTTTAAATTAGTTGATAGTATTTTAGCGCGCGCAGTAAATGGTATGAGCTCTATAGTTCTTAGCCATGGTGAGAGCGATATCAATCTTGACTTTGCTGATGTCAAAACTGCTATGAGCCATAGAGGGTTGTCGCTTATGGGTGTTGGCGAGGCTCAAGGTGATGGCGCAGCTCAAGAAGCCTTAAAATCAGCTATGCAATCTCCACTTTTAGATGATATGGATATAAAAGGCGCAATGGGTGCTATAGTTCATTTTACTATACATCCAGATTGTCCGATGAGCGATATGACCGAAGCTATGCAAATTATAGAGGCAGCTGCTGATCCTGATGCTGATATATTCTGGGGGACAAAATGTGATATAACTATGCCAATTGACAAGGTTTTAGTAACATTAGTAGCTACTGGTTTTTCTGATAATAATGTATCAAAACTCCAACCAACTAAAGAGATCGCCCCAGCTAAGGTAGAAGAGCCAAAAGAGAGTATTTTTAGTCGTCGTAGGGTTTCAGGCTTGGATATAAATATTAGTAGCGAGGATTTGGATGTTCCGACTATTAGTCGCCATCAGTTAGATTAA
- a CDS encoding M15 family metallopeptidase, giving the protein MKNSLLFLIIFIFLGCAKQSYTLNELNLRLDLDFNQSANILPDTDLNFKSNNNELINRYFSVWDGGFDVDINDAMWAFDTYTYEKQKYYGESHILRDQEWFDRHRQNANFASYKRVLKPAIILRDTAVRGFPTKERLFLDSRPGEGYPFDYLQDSNLEAFHPVLVSHFSLDGAWVFIQSDSFTGFVASNDIKILSKKEANEFKKSKFGIFIKDRVAIKDQSNKFIFYSRIGGLVPYTKIENGNFITPQGYKISQDIATINLELNSKNAKLILNEMIGMNYGWGGLDELRDCSAFTKDYFASFGIWLPRNSKQQSQIAQIIDLKELSDEAKKAKIVEFGVPYATLLYMRGHIMLYTGVVDGKISVTHASWGLKTKNNSRAIIGRTAITDIEIGKDRSDIKALLLSLVESMNILTPNPKLALQNSYNIKFQNNNIIFANNSSMPYEIGSSDILNNPSIKDMFALNYPLLKPLNSQLTDAGRIRNEQFFNAIYGDSKEAVEANLSEVIWLKNSLNQKIKFNSLNGAAKALQKVSDELDILVKNEPNLIIYLQDIGGTFKYRNIAQTNRLSPHSWGIAIDINVANSHYWLWSKDGYQNKIPYKIVEVFEKNGFIWGGRWEHFDTMHFEYRPEFAALRVN; this is encoded by the coding sequence ATGAAAAATTCACTACTATTTCTAATAATTTTTATATTTTTGGGCTGCGCTAAACAGAGCTATACGCTAAATGAGTTAAATTTAAGGCTTGATTTGGATTTTAATCAAAGCGCAAATATCTTACCCGATACCGATCTAAACTTCAAATCAAATAATAATGAATTAATCAATAGATATTTTAGCGTTTGGGATGGCGGATTTGATGTAGATATAAATGACGCTATGTGGGCGTTTGATACCTACACTTATGAGAAGCAAAAATATTATGGAGAGAGCCATATCTTGCGTGATCAAGAGTGGTTCGATAGACACAGACAAAATGCGAATTTCGCATCTTATAAAAGAGTTTTAAAACCTGCAATAATCCTTAGAGATACCGCTGTTAGGGGTTTTCCTACCAAAGAGAGACTATTTTTAGATAGTAGGCCAGGCGAGGGATATCCATTTGATTACTTACAAGATTCAAATTTAGAAGCCTTTCATCCAGTTTTGGTATCACATTTTAGCCTTGATGGTGCGTGGGTCTTTATCCAAAGCGACTCATTTACCGGCTTTGTAGCCAGTAACGATATCAAGATTCTAAGCAAAAAAGAGGCTAATGAGTTTAAAAAATCCAAATTTGGCATATTTATCAAAGATAGAGTCGCTATAAAAGATCAATCTAATAAATTTATATTTTACTCAAGAATCGGCGGTCTAGTCCCATATACAAAGATTGAAAATGGCAACTTCATCACCCCACAAGGCTATAAAATCAGCCAAGATATCGCCACTATAAATTTAGAGCTAAACTCCAAAAACGCTAAACTAATATTAAATGAGATGATAGGGATGAATTACGGCTGGGGCGGATTAGATGAGCTTAGAGATTGCTCTGCTTTTACCAAAGACTATTTTGCTAGTTTTGGAATTTGGCTACCACGAAACTCCAAACAACAATCCCAAATCGCTCAAATAATAGATTTAAAAGAGTTATCAGATGAAGCCAAAAAGGCCAAAATAGTTGAATTTGGCGTGCCTTATGCTACGCTTTTGTATATGCGTGGCCATATCATGCTCTACACCGGTGTAGTAGATGGCAAAATCAGCGTTACTCACGCTTCATGGGGTTTAAAAACCAAAAACAACTCTAGAGCAATCATAGGTCGCACAGCTATAACTGATATCGAGATTGGCAAAGATAGAAGCGATATAAAAGCACTTTTATTAAGCCTTGTAGAGTCTATGAATATCTTAACCCCAAATCCAAAACTAGCCCTACAAAATAGTTATAATATCAAATTTCAAAACAACAATATAATATTTGCCAACAACTCATCTATGCCGTATGAGATAGGTAGTAGCGATATTTTAAATAACCCAAGTATAAAAGATATGTTTGCTCTAAACTACCCACTTTTAAAGCCTTTAAACTCTCAATTAACAGACGCTGGACGGATAAGAAATGAGCAGTTTTTTAACGCAATTTATGGCGATAGCAAAGAAGCAGTAGAGGCTAATCTAAGTGAAGTAATCTGGCTAAAAAATAGCCTAAACCAAAAGATCAAATTCAACTCCTTAAATGGCGCAGCCAAAGCACTACAAAAAGTCAGCGATGAGCTTGATATATTGGTAAAAAATGAGCCAAATTTAATTATCTATCTTCAAGATATCGGCGGAACATTTAAATATAGAAATATAGCTCAAACCAACAGACTATCACCGCATAGCTGGGGAATCGCTATAGATATAAATGTAGCAAATAGCCACTACTGGCTATGGAGTAAAGATGGCTATCAAAACAAAATTCCATATAAAATAGTAGAGGTATTTGAAAAAAATGGATTTATCTGGGGCGGCAGATGGGAGCATTTTGATACAATGCATTTTGAGTATCGCCCCGAATTTGCCGCCTTAAGGGTTAATTAA
- the lolA gene encoding LolA-like outer membrane lipoprotein chaperone, which yields MRKFIIIFTLFLNLFGYSELEFKSLSAKFTQTITSQNQKIIYTGSISIDSDFGAFWQYNTPTQKSIYISNSKITIIEPQLQQAVITNLQNSPDITQILNNAQKLSDNKFQTTYDDITYDIVVENSNPKLISYTDKLGNIATIEFHQTIKNSPINKELLTPKIPSDYDIISN from the coding sequence ATGAGAAAATTTATAATTATTTTTACCCTATTTCTAAATCTTTTTGGCTATAGTGAGCTTGAATTTAAAAGCTTAAGTGCTAAATTTACTCAAACGATCACAAGCCAAAATCAAAAGATTATCTACACCGGCTCAATATCGATAGATAGTGATTTTGGAGCATTTTGGCAATACAATACACCAACACAAAAATCAATATACATTAGCAATAGCAAAATCACAATAATAGAGCCACAATTACAACAAGCCGTAATCACAAATCTACAAAACTCGCCCGATATAACCCAAATTCTAAATAACGCCCAAAAGCTATCTGATAATAAATTTCAAACCACATACGATGATATAACCTACGATATAGTAGTAGAAAATAGCAATCCAAAGCTAATTAGCTATACCGATAAACTTGGCAATATAGCCACTATCGAATTTCACCAAACAATCAAAAATAGCCCCATCAATAAAGAGCTATTAACCCCTAAAATCCCATCTGATTATGATATAATCAGCAATTAA
- the gltS gene encoding sodium/glutamate symporter, protein MEITLNFYSTLCAMVFVLLLGTFIIKQVKFLRVYNIPEPVVGGIIVAILLFIANKYIGISFSFDGSLKDPLMLAFYATIGLSADFASFKKGGKVIIGFLFIVTGLLILQNLAGIGVALAMGENPIIGMLSGSITMSGGHGTGAAWAAEFIKEPYNYAPAMEVAMAAATFGLIAGGIIGGPVARYLVVKNSLSGHHLEEKVDPTLFEKPEKRRLITSSSFVESLALIAICLLVGTELKKIVTFVTMPTFVWCLLTGAVLRNVLSATKIHTVFDREISVIGNVSLSLFLAFALMTINIAQLISLALPMLTILIVQIILMILYVIFITFRFCGKNYDAAVLSAGHCGFGLGATPTALVNMQTVTKHYGPSHMAFIVIPLVGAFFIDIINAFIISAMMGLPIFN, encoded by the coding sequence ATGGAAATTACACTCAATTTTTATTCCACTCTTTGTGCGATGGTTTTTGTTTTGTTATTAGGTACTTTCATCATTAAACAAGTTAAATTCCTAAGAGTTTATAATATTCCTGAGCCAGTTGTGGGTGGGATTATTGTGGCTATTTTGTTATTTATAGCTAATAAATATATTGGGATTAGCTTTAGTTTTGATGGTTCGCTTAAAGATCCATTAATGCTTGCCTTTTATGCTACTATCGGTCTTAGTGCTGATTTCGCCTCTTTTAAAAAGGGTGGAAAGGTAATTATCGGATTTTTATTTATTGTAACTGGGTTATTGATTTTACAAAATTTAGCTGGTATCGGTGTGGCTTTGGCAATGGGTGAAAATCCTATTATAGGAATGCTATCAGGATCTATCACAATGAGTGGTGGGCATGGTACGGGTGCAGCATGGGCGGCTGAGTTTATCAAAGAGCCTTATAACTACGCTCCAGCTATGGAAGTAGCGATGGCGGCGGCTACATTTGGTTTGATAGCAGGCGGAATCATAGGTGGGCCTGTGGCTAGATATTTGGTTGTGAAAAATAGTCTAAGCGGACATCACTTAGAAGAGAAGGTCGATCCAACTCTTTTTGAAAAGCCTGAAAAACGAAGATTGATAACATCTTCTTCATTTGTGGAGTCTTTGGCGTTGATTGCTATATGTTTGCTAGTGGGGACTGAGCTTAAAAAAATTGTTACATTTGTAACTATGCCTACATTTGTTTGGTGTTTGCTTACTGGTGCTGTGCTTAGAAATGTCCTATCAGCAACCAAAATTCACACAGTATTTGATCGTGAAATTTCTGTGATTGGCAATGTGAGTTTATCTCTATTTTTGGCATTTGCTTTGATGACTATCAATATCGCTCAACTTATCTCACTAGCGCTTCCAATGCTAACAATTCTTATAGTTCAAATTATCCTTATGATCTTATATGTCATATTTATCACTTTTAGATTTTGTGGTAAGAATTATGATGCGGCTGTGCTATCGGCTGGGCATTGTGGATTTGGTCTTGGTGCTACGCCTACGGCACTCGTAAATATGCAAACGGTAACAAAACATTATGGTCCAAGCCACATGGCTTTTATCGTTATTCCATTGGTTGGGGCGTTTTTCATAGATATTATAAATGCCTTTATAATTTCAGCAATGATGGGATTGCCTATATTTAATTAA
- the ftsA gene encoding cell division protein FtsA has product MGIKILGIDIGSTQICAVMVEHDSNNSVKVIGMGTIKSQGLKKGSITNIELASNSIKTVVSDVVRIAGTKFDKVIVSISGKDAKNIDCKDVVNIPEKEVTIKQIERAISSAEYKVKVPHDYEILHTLPYNFKVDEQDNIEDPLGMNGTRLEVQAHIIAVQKSAIMNLRKAIQKAGLKADNIVLSGYASAIATLNEDEKSLGTVLIDLGGSSCNMVIHSGNSIRYNDFLAVGSLNITTDISTVLHTPPSVAEEIKIKYGTLKAKNNELIVLPDLGDENSSHEVDINVIINVIYMRVEEALMILAKMLSESGYKDYAAAGIVLTGGMAKLDGLKELATAIFDNMPVRIARPREFESSIDVFKDPANSCAIGLCLYGAGYFTPYEIDSERKLRYKDEIAIKPNPFISIKELDESVNRPNLDSSFSAYDNLELKSESKPKAELDLKIDDDISKNDIKSNVELDKVNPVSKMVNYLKNLF; this is encoded by the coding sequence GTGGGAATTAAAATATTAGGTATTGATATCGGCTCTACGCAGATTTGTGCTGTGATGGTGGAGCACGACTCAAATAACTCTGTTAAAGTTATCGGTATGGGAACTATCAAATCCCAAGGCCTTAAAAAAGGCTCAATCACAAATATCGAATTAGCGTCAAATTCTATTAAAACAGTAGTAAGCGATGTAGTAAGGATAGCTGGGACTAAATTTGATAAGGTTATAGTCTCAATATCTGGCAAAGATGCTAAAAATATAGATTGTAAAGATGTGGTAAATATCCCTGAAAAAGAGGTAACTATCAAGCAGATTGAGCGTGCTATAAGCTCAGCTGAGTATAAGGTTAAGGTGCCTCATGATTATGAGATTTTACATACATTGCCTTATAATTTTAAGGTTGATGAGCAAGATAATATAGAAGATCCACTAGGTATGAATGGCACTAGATTAGAGGTACAAGCTCACATTATAGCGGTGCAAAAATCAGCTATTATGAATTTGAGAAAAGCCATACAAAAAGCTGGATTAAAGGCTGATAATATCGTTTTATCTGGTTATGCCTCGGCTATTGCCACTTTAAATGAAGATGAAAAATCTTTAGGAACCGTGTTAATCGATCTTGGTGGCTCAAGTTGTAATATGGTTATACACTCTGGAAATTCGATTAGGTATAATGATTTTTTAGCTGTTGGTAGTCTAAATATCACTACTGATATATCAACCGTTCTTCACACTCCGCCATCAGTTGCTGAAGAGATTAAGATCAAATATGGAACCCTAAAAGCCAAAAATAATGAGCTTATAGTTTTGCCTGATTTAGGCGATGAAAACTCAAGCCACGAAGTTGATATAAATGTTATTATAAATGTTATATATATGCGTGTAGAAGAGGCGTTAATGATCTTAGCTAAGATGCTAAGCGAGAGTGGATATAAAGATTACGCAGCAGCTGGGATAGTCTTAACTGGTGGTATGGCTAAGCTTGATGGATTAAAAGAGTTAGCGACTGCAATTTTCGATAATATGCCTGTAAGGATTGCTAGACCAAGGGAATTTGAAAGCTCAATTGATGTATTTAAAGATCCAGCAAATTCATGTGCAATTGGTCTTTGCTTATATGGTGCTGGATATTTCACTCCATACGAGATAGATTCTGAAAGAAAACTTCGCTATAAAGATGAAATAGCCATAAAGCCAAATCCTTTTATCTCTATCAAAGAGTTAGATGAGAGTGTAAATAGACCAAATTTAGATAGCAGCTTTAGTGCCTATGATAATTTAGAGCTAAAGAGCGAATCTAAGCCAAAGGCGGAGTTGGATTTGAAAATCGATGATGATATCAGTAAAAATGATATCAAATCAAATGTTGAGTTAGATAAGGTTAATCCTGTATCTAAAATGGTTAATTATCTTAAAAATTTATTTTAA
- a CDS encoding ATP-dependent DNA helicase: MLNCIIELLGNNNLFLTGGGGVGKSYTTKEIMRIYKDDGKDIVALGSTGISAVGIGGVTIHSFFKFGLCANHMELKALDLKQKSKLKELFDIIKNIDLLIIDEISMVSAELMEMINYRLIQGNFKGRVMVVGDFYQLPPVKKQDDGSLMSFCYAFDSTAWHNLKFKNVELVISKRTSDIKFYSMLSRIRLGIIDDEIYQNLRSKITNVIPEDSIVLFGTNAPADMLNAKRLAQIPNPLISLKASGEIYDENLDKNAYERWVNSLNVLSDLQIKIDARIMFLSNKRGEYYNGEQGIIKELNSDDGGNIVSISVLKDSGEMAQVEPFTYSLIEYERDGESINERLRAEFTQFPLKLAYAITIHKSQGMSIDRLVCNLDNIFANGQLYVALSRAISWDNLKIIYTKSRDFGSYLKSVVNIDDNVKEFYLKEKFIREDI, encoded by the coding sequence TTGTTAAATTGTATTATAGAGCTTCTTGGGAATAATAATCTATTTTTAACTGGCGGTGGTGGAGTAGGCAAGAGCTATACCACCAAAGAGATTATGCGAATTTATAAAGATGATGGCAAGGATATTGTAGCACTTGGTAGCACTGGGATTAGTGCTGTTGGGATCGGTGGGGTGACTATACATAGCTTTTTTAAATTTGGGCTTTGTGCTAATCATATGGAGCTAAAAGCTCTTGATCTCAAGCAAAAATCAAAGCTAAAAGAGTTATTTGATATTATCAAAAATATCGATCTTTTGATAATCGATGAGATATCTATGGTAAGTGCTGAATTGATGGAGATGATAAATTACAGACTTATACAAGGTAATTTCAAAGGTCGTGTGATGGTGGTGGGGGACTTTTATCAATTACCACCGGTTAAAAAGCAAGACGATGGTAGCTTGATGAGTTTTTGCTATGCTTTTGACTCTACTGCTTGGCATAATTTGAAATTTAAAAATGTTGAATTGGTGATATCTAAAAGGACTTCTGATATTAAATTTTATTCTATGTTATCACGCATTAGGCTTGGAATTATAGATGATGAAATTTATCAAAATTTAAGATCTAAAATCACAAATGTAATTCCAGAAGATAGCATAGTTTTATTTGGGACAAATGCCCCAGCTGATATGCTAAATGCCAAGAGATTGGCTCAAATTCCAAATCCATTAATATCGCTAAAAGCTAGTGGTGAGATATATGATGAAAATTTAGATAAAAATGCCTATGAAAGGTGGGTAAATAGCCTAAATGTTTTGAGTGATTTACAGATTAAAATAGATGCTAGAATTATGTTTTTATCCAATAAAAGGGGCGAATACTATAACGGTGAACAAGGTATAATCAAAGAGCTAAATAGCGATGATGGCGGTAATATCGTTAGTATCAGTGTTTTAAAAGATAGTGGCGAGATGGCACAGGTAGAGCCTTTTACATACTCTTTGATTGAGTATGAGAGAGATGGCGAGAGTATAAATGAGAGATTAAGGGCGGAATTTACTCAATTTCCATTGAAATTAGCCTATGCTATTACGATTCATAAATCCCAAGGGATGAGTATTGATAGATTGGTGTGTAATTTGGATAATATTTTTGCCAATGGGCAGTTATATGTAGCGCTTTCAAGGGCGATTAGTTGGGATAATTTAAAGATAATATATACCAAAAGTAGGGATTTTGGCTCATATTTAAAAAGTGTTGTGAATATAGATGATAATGTAAAAGAGTTTTATCTAAAAGAGAAATTTATAAGGGAAGATATATGA